Within Novosphingobium resinovorum, the genomic segment GGCGCTTGTCCGTGCCCGCGAAGATCACGTCCTCCATCCCGCCGCCGCGCATCGACTTGGGCGAGCTTTCGCCCATGACCCAGCGGATCGCTTCGAGCAGGTTGGACTTGCCGCAACCGTTGGGGCCGACCACGCCGGTCAGCCCTGGGTCGATGCGCAGTTCGGCGGGCTCGACGAAGCTCTTGAAGCCGCTGAGCTTTAGCCGGTGGATGCGCATCGAGGTCGGGTCAGGCGATCACGCCGGTCAGCGCGCGCCTGCTTCCTTGAGCTTGGGCTCCAGCTTGTCCCATTCCATCGAGCCGACGTTGTTGCCGTTGATGATGAAGGTGGGGGTGCCGGTGACGTTGAACTGCTCGCTCGCCTTCTGCGTCTGGTCGGCGAGCGCCTTGGCCTTGGTGGTGTCGGCAAGGCAGGCGGCGGCCTGATCGCGGGCGATCCCGCGCGAGGCGAAGAAGTCGGTCATGCCGGCGACCTCGGAGATGGCGGCGAGCTGCTTTTCCTTGGGCAAGGCATCGATCTGGGCGAGGCGTTCCTTGCTGGCGGCCTGCATGTTCTCGAACATCTTGGGCTGCCAGGCCCAGAACTGCTCGCTGAGCGGGATCACCGCCTCGGTCGAGCCGCATTCGGCCAGCAGTGAGGCCGGAATGTCCAGCGCGTTGAGCATGAAGTAGCGCAGTTCGTAGCTGACGCGGCCGCTGGCGACGTAGTCGTCGCGCAGTGGCTCGAAGCTCTGCTGCGCGAACAGGGCGCAGTGCGAGCAGCTGAGCGCGCCGTATTCGACCAGCTTGATCGGGGCGTTCGGGTTGCCCATGCGGTAGCCGCCCTCGGCGGTCTTCTCGATCGTGTCGGCCCAGGACTTGCCTGCGGGCGCGGCGATCTTGGCGATCGGGGCGCCCGAGGTGGCACCGGCGGTGGGCTCGTCCTTCTTGCCGCAGGCGGCGAGGCCGAGGGCAAGCGGGGCGACCACGAGGCCGAGGGCGATGGTGCGGAAACGGGTGCGAGTCATCGGGAGGCGAATCCTTCGTGTGGATTTGTCACAGGGCTAGCCCATGGAGGGGGGAAAACGAAGCGTGGACGGGGGTATTCCACAAGTGCGGCGTTGTGTTGGGACGCCCACCCCGCTGCGACTAGGCAGCAAGCTGCCAAGTCTCGCTCCCCTCCCGCAAGCGGGAGGGGCCGGGGGTGGGCTCGTGGATCAGATATTGCCCGCGCGCTGCTGGGCCTGCTTGTCGGTGATCGCCTTGGACACCGTCGCCCAGTCGTGGCCGTCGAGAAGGTCGCCGTTGAGGGTGAAGCTGGGCGTACCCTGCAGGCCGAGCGCCTGCACTTCGCCCTGCTGGCCCTTGAGCTTGTCGAGCATCGCGGTGTTGGCGAAGCACTGGTCGGTCTGCGCGCGGCTGAGGCCCCACGAAGCGGTCTGGTCGTAGAAGCCGAGATCGCTGGCCATGGCGCGCATGCGGGCGGGGAAATCGCCCTGATACCAGCGCTGCTGCTGTTCGCGGTTGGTCGCCTCGGCCTTGGCGAGCCATTTGTCCTGCGAGGCGAAGAAGGCGTTGTGGCGCACGAAGAAGCGCTTGGGATCGCCGCAGTTGGTCAGCATGGCCACGGTGAGGTCGATCGGGTTGCGCAGGAAGTTGGTCACCGTGACCGAGATCTGGCCCTTGGGCACCATGGTCAGGCGCAGCACCGGGTCAGCTTCCTTGTGGAAGTGGGCACAGTGCGGGCAGGTGTAGCTGACGTATTCGACCAGCTTGAGCGGCGCGTCCGGATTGCCGAGCCGGTGGCTGCCGTCGGCGGTGACGGCGGTGGCAGCGGCCCAGTTCGTCGAGGCGGCGGGCAGCCCTTTCCTGGGCGCGGTGCCCTTGGGGGCGGCGGCCATGCTGAGAACGGCGCAGGCGGCAAGCGCTACGGCGCGAAAGACGGTCTTGGTCATCACTTGTCTTCCTGACTGTCAGGCTTGTTTGCACTTTGGCTTTCGGCGGCGCCCATGCTGCGTGCCAGCGATTCGAGCACCGCGCGAAGCTCCGGGTCGCCGATGTCGCGCAGCGATTCCCCAAGTTCGAACGGCACCGGTTTCAGCGAAGGCGGCGCGGACGGGCGCGGCTGCGTGGCAACCGGCGGCTTAACCTCGCCTTGCCGGATTTTCACCTTGGCTACCGCCTGGTAGCCGAAGAAGCGGTTCACCCGGTCCATGATCTCGGGGATCACGTGCTGGATCATCGGCGAATGAGCGGGCACGACGACCAGCTGGAGGATGCCGTCGCTCTTCTCTCCGGGCGGGAAACGGATCGATTCCGGCGAGCAGACGCGTGCGTGGCGGGCGCCGACGATCTCGGGCCAGCGGGACACCACGCTCGACTGCACGAAGCCGAAGCGCCGGAAGGCGGTGCGGCCGACTTCGGGCATCAGGTCCGAGATCTGCCGCGCCTGTCCGCCGCGCATACGCTCGAACTGCTTGAGGCCCGTCTTGCCCTTGGCGGGACGTGGCTTCGATTCACCGGGGGATTTGCCGCTATTCCGTTCCATTGCCCGCGATCCAATGCCATAGTGGCGGCATGGACGCCAGTTCGGATACTGCAATCGCGGCGATGCTGCTCGACTGGTACGATGCGCACGCGCGCACCCTGCCGTGGCGCGCCGCACCGGGCACGCCCGCGCCCGATCCGTACCGGGTCTGGCTGTCGGAAGTGATGCTCCAGCAGACGACGGTTGCGGCGGTGAAGGACTACTTTGCCGCCTTCACTACGCGCTGGCCGACCGTGAAGGCGCTCGCGGCGGCTGCGGACGAGGAGGTCATGGCGGCATGGGCAGGGCTGGGCTACTACGCCCGCGCCCGAAACCTGCTGGCCTGCGCGCGTGAAGTGGCGCGGCTCGGGCGGTTTCCGGATACCGAGGAAGGCTTGCGCGCTCTGCCGGGACTGGGAGCTTATACCGCCGCTGCCGTCGCCGCGATCGCTTTCGGGCGGCGCGCGGTGGTCGTCGATGCCAATGTCGAGCGGGTCGTCTCGCGGCTCTTCGCGATCGAAGAGCCGCTGCCGGGTTCACGGCCCGCTATCCGCGCAAAGGCCGACACCATCACGCCGCAGCGCCGCGCGGGTGACTTTGCGCAGGCGATGATGGATCTTGGCGCCACCGTCTGTACCTCGCGCAGTCCGCGCTGCCTGCTCTGCCCGATTTCGGGGCCTTGCGAGGCACGGCGCATGGGCGATCCCGCAAGGCTGCCGGTAAAGGCGGCAAAGAAGGCCAAGGCCGTGCGTCAGGGCCGCGCCTTCTGGATCGAGCGGGACGAAGCGGAAGTCTGGCTGGTCCGCCGTCCCGGCAGCGGCATGCTCGGCGGCATGCGGGCGCTGCCCGACGATGGCTGGGCGGCGCGTATCGACGGCTCGGGCGAGGGACCGCTTACCGGGCCATGGGAGAGCGCGGGCAAGGTCGGCCACGTCTTCACGCACTTTGCGCTGGAACTGAACCTGGCGGTTTACCTTGGTGACGGGTTCGAGGGGCTGGAAGATGGAGAATGGTGGCCGCTTGATCGGCTCAACGAGGCGGGGCTGCCCACGCTCTTCGCCAAGGCCGCGCGGCTCGCTCTTGCCGAGAAGGAAGACGCATGATCGGTCGCCTCGAAGCCGCGCTGGACCGTCGCATGCTGCTGGGCATGGGGGCGGCTGCGGGGCTCGGGGCGATGCTGCCGCGGCTGGCGCGCGCGGCGCAGCAGCCCGAGCTTATCCCGCAGGTCCGCGCGGTCGTCGAGCGCTGGGTGGGACCGGGCAAGTTCCCCGGCATGGTCGCCTCGCTGGGCCTGCCGGGGCGCGAGCCGGAATATGTCGCGCGTGGCT encodes:
- a CDS encoding DsbA family protein, encoding MTRTRFRTIALGLVVAPLALGLAACGKKDEPTAGATSGAPIAKIAAPAGKSWADTIEKTAEGGYRMGNPNAPIKLVEYGALSCSHCALFAQQSFEPLRDDYVASGRVSYELRYFMLNALDIPASLLAECGSTEAVIPLSEQFWAWQPKMFENMQAASKERLAQIDALPKEKQLAAISEVAGMTDFFASRGIARDQAAACLADTTKAKALADQTQKASEQFNVTGTPTFIINGNNVGSMEWDKLEPKLKEAGAR
- a CDS encoding thioredoxin domain-containing protein, translated to MTKTVFRAVALAACAVLSMAAAPKGTAPRKGLPAASTNWAAATAVTADGSHRLGNPDAPLKLVEYVSYTCPHCAHFHKEADPVLRLTMVPKGQISVTVTNFLRNPIDLTVAMLTNCGDPKRFFVRHNAFFASQDKWLAKAEATNREQQQRWYQGDFPARMRAMASDLGFYDQTASWGLSRAQTDQCFANTAMLDKLKGQQGEVQALGLQGTPSFTLNGDLLDGHDWATVSKAITDKQAQQRAGNI
- a CDS encoding DUF721 domain-containing protein; translation: MERNSGKSPGESKPRPAKGKTGLKQFERMRGGQARQISDLMPEVGRTAFRRFGFVQSSVVSRWPEIVGARHARVCSPESIRFPPGEKSDGILQLVVVPAHSPMIQHVIPEIMDRVNRFFGYQAVAKVKIRQGEVKPPVATQPRPSAPPSLKPVPFELGESLRDIGDPELRAVLESLARSMGAAESQSANKPDSQEDK
- a CDS encoding A/G-specific adenine glycosylase, giving the protein MDASSDTAIAAMLLDWYDAHARTLPWRAAPGTPAPDPYRVWLSEVMLQQTTVAAVKDYFAAFTTRWPTVKALAAAADEEVMAAWAGLGYYARARNLLACAREVARLGRFPDTEEGLRALPGLGAYTAAAVAAIAFGRRAVVVDANVERVVSRLFAIEEPLPGSRPAIRAKADTITPQRRAGDFAQAMMDLGATVCTSRSPRCLLCPISGPCEARRMGDPARLPVKAAKKAKAVRQGRAFWIERDEAEVWLVRRPGSGMLGGMRALPDDGWAARIDGSGEGPLTGPWESAGKVGHVFTHFALELNLAVYLGDGFEGLEDGEWWPLDRLNEAGLPTLFAKAARLALAEKEDA